A section of the Anabaena cylindrica PCC 7122 genome encodes:
- a CDS encoding HNH endonuclease, which yields MSAYISVELKEKIRHCFADCCAYCRTAEFLTVTTFEFEHIIPRSADGETVFENLCLACPSCNRYKATRQTAIDPNTQEEVKLFHPQQQSWIQHFTWSEDATEIVGLTPVARVTISALKMNRSQLTRVRKMWVKMGEHPPNI from the coding sequence GTGAGTGCTTATATTTCTGTTGAATTAAAAGAAAAAATTCGTCATTGTTTTGCAGATTGTTGTGCTTACTGTCGTACTGCTGAATTTCTAACAGTTACTACCTTTGAATTTGAGCATATCATTCCTCGGTCAGCTGATGGTGAAACAGTGTTTGAAAATCTCTGTTTAGCTTGTCCATCTTGTAATCGTTATAAAGCAACTCGTCAAACAGCAATTGATCCAAATACTCAAGAGGAGGTTAAACTATTTCATCCTCAACAGCAATCATGGATACAGCATTTTACTTGGAGTGAAGATGCTACGGAAATTGTAGGACTTACACCTGTGGCTAGAGTAACAATTTCTGCTTTAAAAATGAACCGTTCACAATTAACTCGTGTACGTAAAATGTGGGTAAAAATGGGCGAACATCCGCCCAATATTTAA
- a CDS encoding M3 family metallopeptidase, translating into MSATATISQSPLVQGCGLPPFAEITPEQVEPSFRHLLADLKQQLDILEANVEPTWSGLVEPLERLTERLHWSWGILNHLMAVKNSPELRIAYEKVQPQVVQFMNTLGQSKPIYNAFKALRSSRTWVTLESAQQRIVEAAIRDAKLSGVGLEGEARERFNTIQMQLAELATKFSNNLLDATTAFSLSLTTKAEIEGLPSSLLSLAAQAARAAGEENATPENGPWHITLDFPSYFPFMQHSTRRDLREKLYKAYITRATFGELDNNPLIDIILELRQELAQLIGFQNFAELSLASKMAKNVQAVEKLLEELRQASYDAAVKDLEALKAFAKAKGAAEADNLQHWDFSFWAERQQEEKFAFTAEELHPYFPLPQVLDGLFGLVKRLFGVTVTPADGQAPVWHEDVRYFQISDKHGNAIAYFYLDPYSRPAEKRGGAWMDVCIHRRKIKENGITSIRLPVAYLICNQTPPVDDKPSLMTFDEVETLFHEFGHGLHHMLTKVDYTGAAGINNVEWDAVELPSQFMENWCYDRPTLFGMAKHYETGESLPEHYYQKLLAARNYMSGSAMLRQIHLSSVDLELHYRYRPGGKETPVDVRHRIAKTTTVLPPLPGDGFLCAFGHIFEGGYAAGYYSYKWAEVLSADAFAAFEEAGLEDEEAIHDTGRRYRDTVLALGGSKHPMEVFQAFRGREPSTTALLKHNGLLAAV; encoded by the coding sequence ATGAGTGCAACTGCTACTATTTCTCAAAGTCCCCTTGTTCAAGGCTGTGGTTTACCTCCGTTTGCAGAGATTACACCGGAGCAAGTAGAACCATCCTTCAGGCATCTGTTAGCAGACCTGAAGCAACAGCTAGATATTTTAGAAGCTAATGTAGAACCAACCTGGAGCGGTTTGGTAGAACCTCTAGAGCGGTTGACAGAAAGGCTACATTGGAGTTGGGGGATACTGAACCATTTAATGGCTGTTAAAAATAGCCCAGAACTACGCATAGCCTATGAAAAGGTTCAGCCGCAAGTAGTGCAGTTTATGAACACTCTTGGTCAAAGTAAGCCTATTTATAATGCTTTTAAAGCCCTCCGCTCTAGTCGTACCTGGGTAACGTTAGAATCAGCCCAGCAGCGCATTGTTGAAGCCGCGATTCGGGATGCAAAATTATCTGGTGTGGGACTAGAAGGAGAAGCCAGAGAGCGTTTCAACACTATTCAAATGCAGTTAGCAGAACTGGCTACTAAGTTTTCTAACAATCTTTTGGATGCAACTACGGCTTTTAGTTTAAGCTTAACAACTAAAGCGGAAATAGAGGGTTTACCAAGTAGTTTACTCAGTCTCGCTGCTCAAGCTGCTCGTGCGGCAGGAGAAGAAAATGCCACTCCAGAAAATGGCCCTTGGCATATCACTTTGGATTTTCCCAGCTATTTCCCTTTTATGCAACACAGCACCCGTCGGGATTTACGGGAAAAGCTTTACAAGGCATATATTACCCGTGCCACCTTTGGGGAATTGGATAACAACCCTTTAATTGACATTATTTTAGAGTTGCGGCAAGAACTTGCTCAGTTAATTGGCTTTCAGAATTTTGCCGAACTGAGTTTAGCCAGTAAGATGGCGAAGAATGTCCAAGCGGTAGAAAAGCTGTTAGAAGAACTACGTCAAGCGAGTTATGATGCTGCTGTTAAAGATTTAGAAGCACTAAAAGCCTTTGCTAAAGCTAAGGGAGCAGCAGAAGCTGATAATTTGCAACATTGGGACTTCAGCTTTTGGGCAGAACGTCAACAGGAAGAGAAATTTGCCTTTACAGCGGAGGAATTGCATCCCTATTTTCCCCTGCCACAGGTGCTAGATGGGTTATTTGGGCTAGTGAAACGGTTGTTTGGGGTGACAGTGACTCCTGCTGATGGTCAAGCCCCTGTGTGGCATGAGGATGTACGTTATTTCCAAATATCTGATAAACATGGTAATGCGATCGCTTATTTTTATCTAGACCCCTACAGCCGTCCTGCTGAAAAACGCGGTGGTGCTTGGATGGATGTTTGTATTCATCGTCGCAAAATCAAAGAAAATGGTATCACCAGCATTCGTTTACCTGTTGCTTATTTGATTTGCAACCAAACTCCCCCAGTTGATGACAAGCCCAGTTTAATGACTTTTGATGAAGTCGAAACATTATTCCACGAATTTGGACATGGTTTGCATCATATGCTCACCAAGGTTGATTATACTGGAGCAGCAGGTATTAATAATGTAGAATGGGATGCAGTGGAATTACCTAGCCAATTCATGGAAAACTGGTGTTACGACCGCCCCACTTTGTTTGGTATGGCTAAACACTACGAAACCGGTGAATCACTACCAGAGCATTATTACCAAAAGCTGTTAGCAGCACGTAATTACATGAGTGGTTCGGCAATGTTGCGGCAAATTCACCTCAGCAGCGTTGATTTAGAACTACACTACCGCTATCGTCCTGGTGGTAAAGAAACTCCCGTAGATGTACGTCATCGCATTGCTAAAACTACTACCGTTTTACCCCCATTACCTGGAGATGGGTTTTTATGTGCATTTGGTCACATTTTTGAAGGTGGTTATGCAGCCGGTTACTATAGCTATAAATGGGCAGAAGTTCTCAGTGCTGATGCTTTTGCTGCTTTTGAAGAAGCTGGTCTAGAAGATGAGGAAGCAATACACGATACTGGTAGACGCTACCGGGATACAGTGTTAGCACTAGGTGGTAGTAAGCACCCAATGGAAGTTTTTCAAGCCTTCCGAGGTAGGGAACCCAGTACTACTGCGCTGCTAAAACATAATGGTTTATTGGCTGCTGTGTAG
- a CDS encoding dienelactone hydrolase family protein: MKILLSIFFTPVVMLLTPGDVLAAIRTKTIEYKQGNTILAGYLAYDDAIKSKRPGVLVVHDWTGLQSFAKQRTEQLAKMGYVAFAADIYGKGIRPKNAEESGAQAKLYRDDRQLLRDRAIAGLQVLQKNQFTDPKRIAAIGYCFGGGTVLELARSGANIQGVVSFHGNLDTPNPEDAKNIKSKVLVLHGADDPLVPEQQVNGFAREMRLANIDWQLISYGGAVHSFTNPAAKDKLKGSVYNPIAEQRSWQAMRQFFAEIFRTPGSNSKSSN; encoded by the coding sequence ATGAAAATTCTGCTTTCTATTTTTTTTACGCCGGTGGTGATGTTGTTGACTCCTGGGGATGTGTTAGCAGCAATTAGAACCAAAACTATTGAGTACAAGCAAGGAAATACAATTTTAGCAGGCTATTTAGCTTATGATGACGCAATTAAAAGTAAACGTCCTGGTGTTTTAGTGGTTCACGACTGGACAGGCTTACAATCGTTTGCCAAACAACGGACTGAGCAATTAGCGAAGATGGGTTATGTTGCTTTTGCAGCTGATATCTATGGCAAGGGTATAAGACCAAAAAATGCCGAAGAGTCAGGAGCGCAAGCGAAATTGTATCGTGATGATAGACAATTATTACGCGATCGCGCGATCGCTGGTCTACAAGTTTTACAAAAAAATCAATTCACTGACCCCAAACGCATTGCTGCCATCGGTTACTGCTTCGGTGGTGGTACAGTCCTAGAATTAGCCCGTAGTGGTGCAAATATCCAAGGTGTAGTTAGTTTTCACGGCAACCTCGACACTCCTAACCCCGAAGATGCCAAAAACATCAAATCCAAAGTATTGGTACTGCATGGAGCAGATGATCCCCTAGTACCAGAACAGCAAGTAAACGGCTTTGCCAGAGAAATGCGGCTGGCTAATATAGACTGGCAATTAATTTCTTACGGTGGAGCAGTTCATTCCTTCACCAACCCCGCAGCCAAAGATAAACTCAAAGGCTCAGTTTATAACCCCATTGCGGAGCAGCGTTCTTGGCAAGCCATGCGGCAATTTTTTGCAGAAATCTTTCGTACACCAGGTTCAAATAGCAAATCCAGTAATTAG